The Sinomonas sp. P10A9 genome includes a window with the following:
- a CDS encoding ABC transporter permease: MSVISQPRRTLAVPGWIGSVTKAREFGVLLALILLVAVTTTVNPRFADAQSLRDMLLNSSILVILAVGQAIVVITRNVDLSVGSVLGLTAFATGKLCSAMPDLPIPLVILAGVALGGVLGAVNGALIALAKVPALVVTLGTLYIFRGIDFAWARGQHINPSDLPKGLLDMGSGSLLGIPYLAIIAMIVMLAVGLYLRHLRSGREFYAIGSDLNAANLYGLRVGRRVFTAFVASGALAGLAGVAYAAKYGNLDATAGQGLELNVVAAAVVGGVAIAGGVGTAYGAAIGAVLLTTITSALPVLGVSPFWQGAMVGALILASIGLDKYLAHRTELRLRGLDARVH; encoded by the coding sequence GTGAGCGTGATCAGCCAACCCCGCCGCACCCTTGCCGTACCAGGCTGGATCGGTTCCGTGACGAAGGCCAGGGAGTTCGGCGTCCTGCTCGCCCTGATCCTGCTCGTCGCGGTCACCACCACCGTCAATCCCCGCTTCGCCGATGCCCAGAGCCTCCGGGACATGCTCCTGAACTCCTCGATCCTGGTCATCCTGGCCGTCGGGCAGGCGATCGTGGTCATCACCCGCAACGTCGACCTGTCCGTCGGATCGGTCCTTGGGTTGACCGCGTTCGCCACCGGCAAGCTCTGCTCAGCGATGCCGGACCTGCCGATTCCTCTCGTCATCCTGGCCGGAGTGGCGCTCGGCGGAGTCCTCGGTGCAGTCAACGGCGCCCTCATCGCCCTGGCCAAGGTCCCTGCCCTCGTGGTGACGCTGGGCACCCTGTACATCTTTCGCGGCATCGATTTCGCCTGGGCCCGTGGCCAGCACATCAATCCGTCGGACCTCCCCAAAGGTCTGCTGGACATGGGGAGCGGCTCGCTCCTCGGCATCCCCTACCTGGCGATCATCGCCATGATCGTCATGCTCGCGGTGGGCCTGTACCTGCGTCACCTGCGCTCCGGCCGTGAGTTCTACGCCATCGGCTCTGACCTGAATGCCGCGAACCTCTACGGCCTGCGCGTCGGCCGCCGCGTCTTCACGGCCTTCGTCGCCTCCGGCGCCCTCGCGGGCCTCGCGGGCGTGGCCTACGCAGCCAAGTACGGCAACCTCGATGCCACAGCCGGCCAAGGTCTCGAGCTCAACGTCGTCGCCGCAGCGGTCGTCGGCGGAGTTGCGATCGCCGGCGGCGTCGGGACCGCCTACGGAGCCGCCATCGGCGCTGTGCTTCTGACCACCATCACGTCCGCCCTTCCCGTCCTCGGGGTCTCCCCGTTCTGGCAGGGGGCAATGGTCGGCGCCCTCATCCTGGCATCCATCGGCCTGGACAAGTATCTGGCCCACCGCACCGAATTGCGCTTGAGAGGACTTGACGCCCGTGTCCACTGA